AGGGCAAAGCAAACTTTCAAAAAGCAGAGAAAACCTGAAATTGAATGACACTGCCTCTATAATAGCTCACTGCTAAACAAACACTGAGCACTTATTTCACTTTTACATTCttttctgtaaatgtaaaaaatcttCTGGATTTGGAATTTTCTGGAACAGTCATTACAGCACCCCCTTGCTTAAAACGCTCAGAATGCAGCTTGTGCCTGCTTTGCATTATGGACTATGTCCTGACACACTTGGGAACACAAAATGCGCTTACATATTTGTGTATGTTCCCAGTTTATACAATAGCTGAAACTGGCCTTCAAacaactcacacacacctccaggTAGTAGAAGATGAAGAAAAGAGTTTCAGTAGAGAGTCTCTGGTAGAAGTCGATGGTGTCGCAGTGATGAGGAGGAGTGTGATGGTGGAAGGGCAGCAGGGGGCATGGAGTCCTCATTACGTactgcctacacacacacatacacagaggtgttagaagtgtgtgttgtgtgtgtgtgtgtgtgtgtgtgtgtgtgtgagtgtccgagtcctgtatgtgtgtgcatatacCTGATCCTCTCGGAGTCTGATGGGTGTGGCATGTGTGTCCACGCCGACTCCTGCATGGCCTGCTGATAGAGCTGCTCTTTAGACAGAGGTGAGGGACCTAAAGGACATGCCCCCAGGGTGGGTGGTAGATTCACCTCGGTCACTGCTGGTTGAGGAGGCGCAGGGGGGCCAGGAGGGGCAGAGGAACCCGAAAACAAATCTGAAACACATGGATTATATTCAAAAGGACTGATTAAAAGGACTGATGTTGTGGTGCACAATACTGATCTATCACCCGATCATCTGCTGCATCATTTTGACAGATGTGTTGTACACACAGGTGATTCTGGTACTGCATTTACACTGCAGAATGCCACGCTAAGTTCTGGTAACGTGCTCTGTAGCTGTACCAGAAATTTTTAGGACTAACACCCCTTGGATTTATTTCCTCGATGACTGTCAGAACAAGCTGCACTCTTCTGACAACGTTCATACCTGCACCTCATTTCATTCatacatgtatttaatatttaggtGTTTCACTGATTTTGTTTTATCATGTATCAACAATCTTAACTATGAATAAAGAGCAAGTAATGCTAAAATCTACCAGTCTCAGGCCAGGTTTCTAGCGGTACCATGGCTCAACACTGATGGTGACCCACGCCTGTGACTCAAACCAGTCAGGACATGGTGCTTTTTGATTGTGtgagtgtttctgtgttggGGTGGGAGATTTTTAGCACCTCTTTCAGTCAGATGAAGTGATGGGATTTCTCCATCCAGTCCTGATCCCAAAGCTGCTCTCTCAGCCATCGCCTTCAGAGAGCTTAAAGGCTCCGGAGCctgaaacacaaacaaacacacactaagtTCCAAAATCTGAAATTTGTGCATGAAATACCCTAAATTCAAAAGATCTCAGATACAGTGTTTTGCTATGTAATTTGTGACACATCCCATAATGCTGCAAACACTACGCATCTCTGCAGTGCCCGGAGACCCAGAGGCTCAACCAAGATGTTCAGTAAGCAAGAGCTGATTGGTTGAATTGGAAAGTGTATTAATTAGTGTTGCTAAGATTTGATTCTCAATTAAGCCAGCAACAGGGTAATGCATGCTCCTGTGCCAGCGTGAGTGTTGCTTGTGCGGCAAAGGTCGCACATGCAATGGGGAATTGGATTTATCcaaaataagagaaaaaaagGGGGATAGAAGTTTGAGAGTCAGTTGGCATAGTGGCACAGTTGGCAAAGTGGGTGCTGCATGATAATAGGTTTCTGAGATCCCacagtctgtgaggagttttacCCCTTTGCTGCTCCTCTCTTTTAGGAAAAGTGTTTTTGttagaatttgtgcccactgaaGTTGGACAAGAATGCATGGCTGGCAACCtaaattccaattcatcccaaaggtgctcAGGTGtccctgtgcaggccactggagttcctccacaccaaacttgtcagtTCATGTCTATAtgtcgctttgtgcacagatgcATGGTTGTGCTGGAGtaagaaagggccttccttaaaaaCTTGGAACTAATAAATAATCACAaaggctgtccacatacttttggcctcatAAATATAGTGGCTTTTTCATGACATGTTCTTGCTGTTAGAAGTTAAACTTGAACCTTTATTGGCTCTGTGCTGGGTGTATACGAGTGTGGGCCGTTTAGCAAACTTCCACCGCCGGGGTTGCTGTCCGAAAATGAGGGAGACTGAGATGACGGAGGCAGAGTGATGGAGCTCAGCAGGGTCGAACCATTATCCAGCCTGTGGACAAGAGACATGTAAGACTGAGAACTGATACAACTTATAAGTACAATATCACAAATGTTGTGTTTACATCAATaaccatatggacaaaagtatgtgaaaaCCATATGCACACCTGTGAACAATGTGATGCCCATCATTCCATTAAACACCTATGCAATGACTATGCATTGTTCTCAAACATATCAAATAACCTCGTGCTAAGCCTCCTCAGAGAGGTGAAGGCTGTAATAGGCAAAAGAACCTTgacattaatgcccatggttttgaaatttacatttaaaaagctcatggacaggtgttcacatacttttgactatattGTGTATTTAGTATGTAGGGTGAAGTGGCAGGGATATAGGAAAATAAACTTCCCCCACAAGCAATTGTCCATGCTAATGCAGCACAAGCAATACTCACACTTGATTGGTTGACGAGCTGGTGGAGGAGGGCTGGCTGCTCTGTGATTGGCTCACACTGCTAATAGAGGAGTCTGAGCTGCTGTCGGCAACCACCGCACTGTACGCTAGAGGATCTTAGAACAGCACTTAAATTAGACCAAGGTCCAAACTAAAGTACTTTGGTCTATATATCAAAATGAAGattaaagaagaataagaatattttttttatcattaagaGTACTaacagtagtagaagtagtagtttTTTTGGCAAtgtctgtatacacacacatttgtaaTGAAAAAAGTGTCATTAAAATTGACCAATTTTAAtacctaaataataaaactaactttatattttttaacttcCCAGAAATAAACTCACTTGTTCCTCCATTCTGCTTCACCACACTTGGAGGTCTGGCTGGTGGCACACTACCCACGATGCTGCCTGATGATGATGTACTTCCTCCGTTTCCTTGTCCCATGTTGGCTCCTCCTCCTACTGGCACAGCACTCACAGGACTTACAGGTAACTGTGCTGTCCCTGAGAGTGCTGACTGCCCTATACTGAGGCCTGTAATCCCTCCACTGGTGCCCAACAGTGCTGTACCATTAACGTTAGCATTGACGTTAGTATTAACGTTCGCCCCACCCCCTGCCGAAATGCTGCCActgctgctgttgctgctgctATTTCCACTAGAGGGCCCGCCTGCTGCTGCCTGGGCGTATGGAGTGGGCAATGAGTTGGAAATTATGGATGCCATGCTGTTAGGCATGATACTTGCTATCTGTGCCACATTACTGCTGGTTGGCACAGTGCTGCATGCTTTGGCCACGTTGAGCCCTGCTGATGTTAGAGTCTGGGAGTTAGAAGTGGGCGGAGTTGAGGGTGTGGTAGAAGAAGGTAAGATGGGGTGGCTGGGGGGACTAGAGGTGCTGTTGGAGGTGGTcgaagaagaagaggaagaagaggatgaggaggacgaggaggaggaagagtgcTTGGCGTGCGGATGCTGCTGAACCGCACTGCTGAAGCTGCCCAGGAGAGTACTGCCCCCGGAAACGGACGTGGCTCCACCAACAACGGCCGCCATCGAAACAAGAgatgaggaggaagaggaagagaatcctgaggaggaggaggacgaggaggagaATGAAGAGAGAGGGTTGCCGCCGTTCTTCACAGGAGACTGGAGAAAAAattagagagagagatgaaaaGTGAGTGGATTTTCATACAGTGGTTCCAATTTTGAAGTAGAACAACAGAGACAGGTGTAGATCTCACCTGGCTCACTTCACTGTCAGTAGATCGACCTCGCTTCTTCTCCTCTTCAGAGTTCtcctgaaaacaaacaaacaaacataaacacacaacagGATTATTAAATGTGCCACAAAACAAAAGCTGATAATCCTAATTAAGTTCAGGTGCTCTACAGACACTAATGGCCATGTCTGACGGACGGATGATGAATCACTGCCACCCTCACCCCCAGCCAATGTACTTCAACCCATTGTTTGTTGAGGTATCTCTGAAACAGCAAAGGGTGGCACAGGCAGCCGTGGTGAGAACCCGCTGACAGTTCTCACCACCCACTGACACTGCTGGTAACatcttggtaccagataccacaagaCTCCTTAAGATGTACAGGCAGGTCAGAGCTGATTTGACAGCATTTAACGTGGGTGGTTTTATAGTTTTGGATCATTAAAATTACCCAGGTGCCCTAAATCAGTTATCAAGTGTAGTATATTTGTAAAGACATTTACAGTGGTGGCTGTTGCTGGAGATGGAGGAATGGGAGAGGACGATGTGGTGGATGTGGGCGTGCTCATCTCTTCTTCATTGTGTCCCTGTGGAGAGGTGGCCAGCATCGCTAAAAAGAGAAAGTAAAAGAATAATGTATATGAATGTTTGAATGAGCAGTAACCCATTGTACATAGCTCACGGAACTCATTTATAACCCGTATAGCTTATTTATATCTCATATATTCTGCCAGCTAAACTATGCACACTTCAATATTCAAGGTGCTCAGGTAGCACAATGCCAGCCCACCACCATAAATAACCAGGTTTGAGTTAGTAGCAGTGGGCCAGGTTGTGCctgaaggagggaaggaagacTAGATGGGGAATCTCAACCTTGCTGGTGTAACAGTGCCTCCTACTGCCTGGTAAAGGTATAAGTAGGAGTGGTGGAACAATAAAGAGAGTGTAGTGTGTTCCTCCAAACATCTAACAGCTCCCTGTAGGAATCTCTCACTGTCCAGGGCCTTAATGAGGGGTGGATGACTCACAGCATAGCGTGACTCACCATAACCAATATGGCTCttggtaaatgaatgaattacatAAACTACAAATGAGTCCCAGTGGATCAGGCCCAAGGGATCAGTTCATGGTATTAAATTATTAACACTgagataataaaattaaatttagtatattaaaattaatatattctcgaatgtttaataaatttagctatttaacaTGTTTCAATCTGTCCCATTTTCATAACAGCGTGTTCATATGATTCTACTTCATTATGGTCTGCAACAATCCTTTCTGAACACTTACGCATATCGTCAAGGTCGAGGTCATCATACAGAAACTCGTTCTCCTTAAAGTCTTCATCCTGTGAGGAATCAATGTAGTACTCCACATCATCCTTTATTTTATGGACAGACTCCACCTGGATCATGACGAgagacaaaaacacagagacagaaGTTACTTCTCAGGTGAAATAATCTTCAAGCGCCTTAATCAGTTCAGAGACGACTGAATGAAATGAGAAATCCCATTAAATCAAATACTTGTTCAGATGAACAGACCTGCAACGAGTCATTGTCTAACATCCTTAAAATGGTTTCCAGCATTCGGATGTGATACCGGTGTCTTTCGATCAGTCTCTTAAGCTCATCAATACGATCCTGCTTctgcaaacacacaaaacacatgtTCACTTCTTGATCTGGAGGTGGGCCATAGATAGCTATCGAAGCAAAAGAATGTTGCAACCACACCCATCGCTTACAGGTGCAAAcaatcaattatataattacattacatatagttaggacattttgtaaaatgcaataattcTGACTATAAAactgttaattctcttgaatctttatttataacaaaatttccaatgtttttactaatcaacttcattgtagtttgtGAAGGTGAACACATTAGaatttcatgcctgcaacacacactatcaaCTTCGGACAgatgcatgtttagcactgtgttccatcaccatTTATATGAGATTTTGTATTGgtttggaaactgaggacactaattttCCTAGTTTTGTCAGTTCTTATATGAGAATATGAGACTTCAGCTACTCAAAAGTCTGTGatcactgttgtctgattctcctcttcatgatgcttcATACATTTGTAATGGACAGATCTGAGCTGCAGGTCGGCAGCATGAATGTGCATCCAACAGACCTATTACATGCAGTGCCACCTTACAGCACCAAGCTATTAATTAGAAAGTTGTGGCTTTGTTGGTAATGACTCTATGGCTCCAGTGTGCCATCTATAGGCTGGCCCTGCTCTCTAACCTAAGCTACCAAACAAGCTGAAATACGTGGGAGaaaaggattttattttattgtacacatgtatatggaCACAAAAAAGTggaagctgtggtagctcagtggtgaagAACTAGTTATCAAAAGGACTGAAGCCCTTATCAAAAGGACttaagccactgttgggccctggatTAAAGCCTGGATTGTATTCAGCTTGCttgaattgtgttcagtcaaaattgtggtttggataaaagcgctcGCTAAATAGAAATAAAGCAATGTGTGTATACAGGTCTGTGAAATCAGAGAGGGAGGAAGGTTAATGAGTGACTGACCTCTTTGtctccttttttctttctggTTTGAACAGAAAGAGACTCCACCTCGCTTTCAAACTGATCCACCTGCATATTCAAAGTATCAATGGTGTTctacaacaaaaaaaaagagaaggtgGATATAGtaatatctaataataataataataatagaattttatttCTAAGTACCTTTCAAGGTACCCAAACAACACTGTACAAACGAGTTACATCACATTGTATCATTAaaaatagatatacactgtatgAAAGgtactgggacaccccttctaattattaaaattatgtgttttagccacaacaattgctcaGTGGCTAACAgaagtaataaatcaattatataagggAAATTAAATGCTCCTAATTTTGCAGTTACCGTTTAGGGAATGCcctttcctgctccagcatgactTTAGGTTTTAGGTGTGGAAGAGAGGTACATGTACAGACATGGAGAGGAAGTGTGTTCAATAATTTTAGAGCTGTAGCTGTAAATAAGCTGTGTGAAAGAAGATAATAAGGAGTGTTATCTGCATTTGTAGGGTGCACAGGTTTGTGCAGCAGTCtaacatgctagcccaccactgctgagatctcgagctctagagttcaaatcttagctctgccatagAGCGCCCtaatagacatgattggctatgtgtgaGCAACTGCAGCTTTTGCTGGCTGGTGAaggcactgcacagagacagtGAATAACAGAGAGCAGTGCATGACTATCTGTACATGATACTGCTCTTTATGTTAAAAGAAGCATTTGGCGACTACACACATCGGTGTGTTAGGTTTGGCCCGGTTCAGGGTTTGGAACAGAGGCAGTAGACGAGATATAGCCAgggaattggatacaactagattggtaGAGAAtaaggaaaatgcataaatagaataaaaatctgtCAATATAACAGCATGGTTAGAAGGTTTGTTTTACACAGCATGGTCATAACTATCTGTAGTACAAAATGTAGATAATTTTAATCAATATATATTTACTGTGAGCCACTGTTCTGCTTCCTCCTTCTCCTTCTGTGCTGGATCGACTTTCTGAGCCAAACCCAGTCCCTCTTTAGAATACGCCTTCGTCTTCGTCTCTCTCTCCACCACCTTAAACCTCTCCATttgctaaacaaacaaaactatgcATGGTTAGAATGCCGGTTTGACTAAAATGCAAGTATATTATCAGGATGTGAAAATATCTCCCACTGTCTCAATGAGTTTGCGGTTATCCACTAGCTGCCGTTTGTCTTTGATCTCATTGGATGCCACCCACGTTTTAATCTGGTCTCGTAACCGCTGGAGGAGAAACACACAGGAACCTTGTTAGGTCCTAGGAAAGATTATGCTACATTATTGTTAGAGGAGTGTGACTAGCTAGGAGGCACCATCGTGTTGTTTTCAAGGTTACATGAATGCTAGCTGCAGTAAATCAACTGAATAGcagtaaagaaaataaatagttCGCTGTACTGGTTCTCACCTGGAGTTTCTTGATCTCCTTTTTGAGATCGGCCTCATACTTTTCTTTCTGGTTGGCGTTTGCTGCGTTGTGAAGCTGTCAATCACATCACATCAAATTAGACACTGGTTGTGTACTGAATGTGGATGGGAAACTTTGTGCATGTGCCAATATTAAACCTACTGTTACAATTTCAGCACATCAAGAGTAAAGAGATCAACCATTTGGCTAATGTAGCTGGTGTCACACGTTTATGGCACTTTTATATGCTATCAGTGACAAAACTGTTTAAACCAAACTTCCAGGCATTTAACCTTCCAGGTATTCAGAAATGCAATACAAAATCTACACGGCATGTGgatattttacttttttgctTGGCCACTAGGGTGCATCGTTTATATACAGAGTACAACGGGCCCACTAGCCATGCATATTGGATCATGTCCACCTGCCCTGCCGCCACTGATGtcactctaatctgaccacatttttcagtaacaagtaatctaacgcgttactatttccaatccagtaatcagattaaagttacttatccaagttactgtgcgttactatttgtGCGTCTCGGAGAGTGatgtctggcctatgcgacaattaagtcacgagctgcgtccggaatcgcatacttacagagtacgcaCTAGAATGGAGGAagtgtgcactactcggccggtaaagaagtacatactttcagtacagaagtgtgcagtatgcacacaacaccgctacgtactacacgtggggacgtgatgacgtaatatcaccatagttacagactcattacaaaccccacccgccaaaattttggatatttatcgtctttttgttatttatttgtctctaaaaatgttattttatttatcttacttacacttgtgaacagaggacttagttttccgcgtctttcttgtttcttattccgcttcaatcgcctacgcagctccagttgcattacggcagctgctgaatgtaactaataaagtaacttgtaatctaactttaaaatcaagtaatcaataaagtaactcagtaactttttaaaggtaactatgccatcactgcctGCCGCTAATTGCCAGCATGGCCAGCATGGTCTAGATTAGTCTGGGCACTAATGTGGGCACTCTACAATCTTTTTTCTGAGAAACTGCCAGTGTTGCAACTActtgtaaaattaaaattaatctcaTTTAGatatgcatacatacatacatacttaccTTTTGCCAAATGTCTTCAAATTGTTCCACCCCTTCAGCCACTTTTTTGAGACACCGATCTATTTCACCTGTTGGAGGTTATAAACAGATGACACAGCTTATACAGTGTAAATCAGCTGTGGGCAATTATCAGCAATCATTTATGTTTTGTCTCCCGATTGCATTGACCTGATTTGCATATAGCCAATTACCCTGTGCACTCAACACACACTATTGCTTTCACAATGCTATGCCTCCTCCTGCTTGCTGCTGCTTTCAAAtggacagagaaacagatgtattCCTCGTAGGCAAGGCTTTTGCAGCAGCGGAGAGATTCTTAAAgaatcttccatccctcagacatagACAATTGAGATAATTGATGAACGTCTGACCAGACTGGCACCACCACTGAACCCTGAACTTGGGGGTTGAGAATTGTGCTAGAGGATAAAAGTTGTAGGCGCAAGTTGTGTTGCTATTAAACAGGACTCTGAGGTCATTGTCCACATCATGATTCATAAACGTTGAATTAAAAGCAGTAACAGATCAGGAATTTACTTCCGAATATCAGATTTTTCTGCAGAGTCGGATTAGACCCCACACAAAAAAAACCTGTTACACCTGTTTGCCGAAGCAACATTTTAACCAATAAGATCTAGTGGTCTCAATAATCAGTGGGTAATTGGTACACAGTTTTACCTTGCAGTTTTCTCTTGTCGGCCATGGCTTCGCTATGATGCTGTCGTCATACCTCCTCTACCTGTTTAGAGGAAACATAAACAGTCTATTTCAACAGGGTTCATGCAGGACTTCTCAAGATATTTTAAATTTGCATGGGttccttcatccatccaatcatttattcatttcaacTAACTGCATTATTCTGATCATGGACAAGGTGGACACGGAGCACAAGTTAGCTATACATTCTGGACAGGGCACCGATATTTCTCCCAATCTACCAATTCCTCAATTACAGTGACCCCTGCACTGGCCAAGGAGAACTAAAACTATCACACAGTCGTTGGCCGCATCTTTTCATCGGCCAGTGGTGGAACCTCACAGAGTGCCACAATATGAACTCCACTAAAACTCCACTAAGACTCTCCCAAACTCACAACAGAATGCGgatggtggattggctgctctaaactgtgcctaggtgtgagtgaatgagtgatgcTGGTAAcactgcaatcctgaccaggacgaAGAGGTgagtaacaataaataaataaatgatgatgaCATGTCATAAACAGTTGCATCACATGAACGTTTTGTAGACTGGAGGTTACAAAGTTATAGTTTATAAATAACTGATGTGCTGCTTCTGCTTATATTATTGTCTTAATATATCAGATCACACCTAGCTGgagaaaattaaatatataattgatatcatttaatatattttatactaCTGCAAGAGTTATTGTgagctgtgtttaaataaaataaaatttatattCCATCATCTCCAGTCCAACATAAACACAGCTTACGTTAGCCTGGCTGATAAAACACATTAGCATTTTAGCATGTTTACTCTGACCCGGAcgttattacagtattattacaCAGTAATTAAGGCACAAAATTACAGTAATACCATGTTATTCACATCGTTATTACACAGCTTAAAATCACAGAAAATCTCGTTAGCGGTCAGGCTTTGATACAAGCTAATAGCTAAGCTAACAGCTAAGCTAACGTCAAGTCCAGGTCCCCAAgctaatgctaaagctaactCTGCAGAAATAGATCCTATTTCACTGTACAGACGTTCAAATGCGCTCTTTTCTCGTCTGTGTTTCCTAAAACGTATAAAATATgtcaaattaaaacaataaaaaaagaatataaaatagttAATCAATTTATTTACGGTATTTTTGCACAGTTTTCCTTTTCTCGAATCCCTCAGTGCAGCTGCTACAGTAAAGATGGACGTAAAGCCCCGCCCACATGATACAAAAAGCCCACCCAGAATCCTTTTGCAGCATTATGATTGGATTAAAAGTACTGTCAGTCATCTCTAAAGCCCCGCCCACTGGCCTATTTAAATGTCTGGATTAGACAGTAATTCTGCCCGTCATGCCAAGATTTCGTTCAATTCTTCCATCCGATTGGCTTTAATGTCGGCTCGAAGGTTATATTTACGGAAACGTccgatttaaaaacaaatgacagaaAATGGTACTGTATTTCCTTTAGTAATGGCATTGGAAGCAGGAcagttgcagcctagtggttaaggtactggactagtaatcaaaaggtcactggttcaagcctcaccattggcaggttgccactgttgggcccttgagcaaggcccttcaccctcaattgctgagatgctttggataaaagcgtctgccaaatgtaACAGATTTTTAGTTCATGTTGGCGTAAACAGCATGCATTCATGGACTGAACTTGCCTTGAGTGAACGGCTTAGGATGCTTGTGGTGAATGATTTCTTGGCGCACGTTGGATCTCTTAATACCAATCAAGCATGGTTTGAATGCCAAGTGCTTCCTTTTATGACTGCAGTTTATCATTTTATAACAAAAACTTTCAGTGTGATGGTGCACCAGGTCACAAATCCCTTCTAAAACTGCTTCCTTTAACATGACAGTAAGTTCAGTGCATTAGTTCTATGCCCCCCAGTCGCCCAATCTGAATAAAATCTTTTGGGATGTGTTAGAACTCAAGGTTCACAGC
This DNA window, taken from Trichomycterus rosablanca isolate fTriRos1 chromosome 3, fTriRos1.hap1, whole genome shotgun sequence, encodes the following:
- the cnot3a gene encoding CCR4-NOT transcription complex subunit 3a produces the protein MADKRKLQGEIDRCLKKVAEGVEQFEDIWQKLHNAANANQKEKYEADLKKEIKKLQRLRDQIKTWVASNEIKDKRQLVDNRKLIETQMERFKVVERETKTKAYSKEGLGLAQKVDPAQKEKEEAEQWLTNTIDTLNMQVDQFESEVESLSVQTRKKKGDKEKQDRIDELKRLIERHRYHIRMLETILRMLDNDSLQVESVHKIKDDVEYYIDSSQDEDFKENEFLYDDLDLDDMPMLATSPQGHNEEEMSTPTSTTSSSPIPPSPATATTENSEEEKKRGRSTDSEVSQSPVKNGGNPLSSFSSSSSSSSGFSSSSSSSLVSMAAVVGGATSVSGGSTLLGSFSSAVQQHPHAKHSSSSSSSSSSSSSSSSTTSNSTSSPPSHPILPSSTTPSTPPTSNSQTLTSAGLNVAKACSTVPTSSNVAQIASIMPNSMASIISNSLPTPYAQAAAGGPSSGNSSSNSSSGSISAGGGANVNTNVNANVNGTALLGTSGGITGLSIGQSALSGTAQLPVSPVSAVPVGGGANMGQGNGGSTSSSGSIVGSVPPARPPSVVKQNGGTNPLAYSAVVADSSSDSSISSVSQSQSSQPSSTSSSTNQVLDNGSTLLSSITLPPSSQSPSFSDSNPGGGSLLNGPHSYTPSTEPIKAPEPLSSLKAMAERAALGSGLDGEIPSLHLTERDLFSGSSAPPGPPAPPQPAVTEVNLPPTLGACPLGPSPLSKEQLYQQAMQESAWTHMPHPSDSERIRQYVMRTPCPLLPFHHHTPPHHCDTIDFYQRLSTETLFFIFYYLEGTKAQYLSAKALKKQSWRFHTKYMMWFQRHEEPKTITDEFEQGTYIYFDYEKWGQRKKEGFTFEYRYLEDRDLQ